A part of Campylobacter concisus genomic DNA contains:
- a CDS encoding transporter substrate-binding domain-containing protein, translated as MKKIFALLLTAFVALCANELKFGTAANYPPFEYIDENNKITGFDIELIDEISKRAGFSYKIINMSFDGLIPALKAGKINGIISAMSATSDRLKSIDFTKPYYLTENLYLKKKGNDALKAKEELAGKRVGVQQGTVQELAANAINGVKVVPSEDTVPLIMGLKVGKFDAVILDSSIGYGFIKKNPELEAFFKEVDGSEGFSIAFDKGKESALIEKINQILDDMKKDGGYEFLLKKYDLK; from the coding sequence ATGAAAAAGATCTTTGCTCTTTTACTCACAGCTTTTGTTGCTCTTTGTGCAAACGAGCTAAAATTTGGCACAGCGGCGAACTACCCGCCATTTGAATATATCGATGAGAACAACAAAATAACAGGCTTTGATATCGAGTTAATTGATGAAATTTCAAAGCGTGCAGGCTTTTCATATAAGATCATAAATATGAGTTTTGATGGCCTTATCCCAGCGCTTAAAGCTGGCAAAATAAATGGCATAATAAGTGCGATGAGTGCGACTTCAGATAGATTAAAATCGATTGATTTTACAAAGCCATACTATCTAACTGAAAATCTCTACCTAAAGAAAAAAGGTAATGACGCACTAAAAGCTAAAGAAGAGCTAGCTGGCAAAAGAGTTGGCGTGCAACAAGGTACCGTCCAAGAGCTAGCAGCAAATGCTATAAATGGCGTAAAAGTAGTGCCTTCAGAGGATACTGTGCCACTTATCATGGGATTAAAAGTTGGCAAATTTGACGCAGTCATCCTTGATAGCTCTATCGGATATGGCTTTATCAAGAAAAATCCAGAACTTGAAGCGTTTTTCAAAGAAGTTGATGGTAGCGAGGGCTTTTCAATAGCATTTGATAAAGGAAAAGAGAGCGCGTTAATAGAGAAAATAAATCAAATTTTAGATGATATGAAAAAAGACGGAGGCTACGAATTTTTACTTAAAAAATACGATCTAAAATAA
- a CDS encoding M16 family metallopeptidase: protein MRKILLLFCLVMSLFALQNDKDMLNGELKNGLKYYIKENKFPQKTAIFYLVINSGSTDEKDGEQGLAHFLEHMAFNGSRDFSKNELIKQLESLGVKFGADLNAQTSYDQTSYVLTINVNEKNLQDTFKVFSNWIDGVKIDPKELDKERGVIMEEERQRNTPRYRLYLAQTKDIFEGSIYLKRVPIGDMNVIKSVDAKHMQEFYERLYQPRFMSFVAVGDFDKNEIKSLIEKNFSQAKNTNSYIHPEKNISFKSGLNIFNYDSNETGMELVRLSYFDKFSPVLNEADAKRNLEDALIASLINMLYEQKNANNSSNLSTDFIAQTLQAKQKIYSFETNVLGGDFNASLKDMLGVIKGIKEFGFNKDDFEDVKKAFVANVDAKFKRSKTKKSSAYAGQTLNMIENGGFVLSDEDEKELSLKLLNEITLADVNARFRQILAISDERVRIFSKDGFRLSKDEFLKLFAKAPAYNTSLSGSNNDKSLGNENLEPKEINSRSFDEKNGIYTYKMQNGSQVIFKPLATKKDSVLFAAVSKGGTSNLADPKFGSFAVALTNESGVGKFNNYELSKALNGKIVSYEKGIEALTQGIYGSSSTSDLSSLLAIINLEFNTPRADANVLERIKQRAKDELSKKQNLPEYKFSTEFSKFFYENNKRVAPLEMADIDALKLNELKEIIKDKFTNAASYTFVIIGDTDEERLLPLIKKYIATLPKLGEAEEFKDDGVRSIKGQHTFKREYQTSKRSDVSVDIVNFDAKYSFEGAIRLRALSEILKTALREQIREDKGQTYGFSLNAKLSRYPFEHSDMLISFTCDPANTDKIITEIKQIIASIKSSGAILPKHLEDFKAQSEISIKKDYEKPEFWQKLIISNKIYNTPLYTTDEYIKAVDAVNNDDIKEAARLYLDEKNMVISINNPK, encoded by the coding sequence ATGAGAAAAATTTTGTTGCTTTTTTGCCTAGTAATGAGTCTTTTTGCGCTTCAAAACGATAAAGATATGTTAAATGGAGAGCTAAAAAACGGGCTAAAATACTATATCAAAGAGAATAAATTTCCACAAAAAACAGCTATTTTTTATCTTGTTATAAATTCTGGTTCAACTGATGAAAAAGATGGCGAGCAAGGTCTTGCTCACTTTTTGGAGCACATGGCATTTAATGGCAGCCGTGATTTTAGCAAAAACGAGCTCATTAAGCAGCTTGAGAGCCTTGGTGTGAAATTTGGAGCTGATCTAAACGCGCAGACGAGCTACGATCAGACGAGTTATGTCTTAACGATTAATGTAAATGAGAAAAATTTACAAGATACGTTTAAGGTCTTTTCGAATTGGATAGATGGCGTTAAAATCGATCCTAAGGAGCTTGATAAGGAGCGTGGCGTCATAATGGAAGAGGAGCGTCAGAGAAATACGCCAAGGTATAGGCTTTATTTGGCTCAAACAAAGGATATTTTTGAGGGCAGTATCTATCTAAAAAGAGTGCCAATAGGCGATATGAATGTCATCAAAAGTGTAGATGCTAAGCACATGCAAGAATTTTATGAGAGGCTTTATCAGCCAAGATTTATGAGCTTTGTTGCTGTTGGCGACTTTGATAAAAATGAGATAAAAAGCTTAATCGAAAAAAACTTTAGCCAAGCAAAAAATACAAATTCTTACATTCATCCAGAAAAAAATATCAGCTTTAAAAGTGGTTTAAATATTTTTAACTATGACTCGAATGAAACTGGAATGGAGCTAGTTAGACTTAGCTATTTTGATAAATTTAGCCCAGTTTTAAATGAGGCTGACGCAAAGAGAAATCTAGAAGACGCACTTATCGCAAGCCTAATAAATATGCTTTATGAGCAAAAAAATGCAAATAATTCATCAAATTTAAGTACTGATTTTATAGCTCAAACACTTCAAGCAAAGCAGAAAATTTATAGTTTTGAAACAAATGTGCTTGGAGGCGATTTTAACGCAAGCCTTAAAGATATGCTTGGCGTTATAAAAGGTATTAAAGAGTTTGGCTTTAATAAAGATGATTTTGAAGATGTAAAAAAGGCGTTTGTGGCAAATGTAGATGCAAAATTTAAACGTTCAAAGACTAAAAAGTCAAGCGCTTATGCAGGGCAAACCCTAAACATGATAGAAAATGGTGGCTTTGTGTTAAGCGATGAAGATGAAAAAGAGCTTAGTTTAAAGCTATTAAACGAGATTACGCTAGCTGACGTGAATGCTAGATTTAGGCAAATTTTGGCCATTTCTGATGAACGTGTAAGAATTTTTAGCAAAGATGGCTTTAGGCTTAGCAAAGATGAGTTTTTAAAGCTTTTTGCCAAAGCGCCTGCTTATAACACAAGCCTATCTGGTAGCAATAACGACAAGAGTCTAGGCAATGAAAATTTAGAGCCAAAAGAGATAAACTCAAGAAGCTTTGATGAAAAAAATGGAATTTATACCTACAAAATGCAAAATGGCTCGCAAGTTATCTTTAAGCCACTAGCCACTAAAAAAGATAGCGTTTTGTTTGCAGCCGTCAGCAAAGGAGGCACATCAAATTTGGCTGATCCAAAGTTTGGTAGCTTTGCAGTGGCACTTACAAATGAAAGCGGCGTTGGTAAATTTAACAACTATGAGCTCTCAAAGGCACTAAATGGAAAGATCGTAAGCTATGAAAAGGGTATAGAAGCACTCACGCAAGGCATTTATGGCTCATCAAGTACAAGCGATCTTAGCTCGCTGCTAGCTATTATAAATTTAGAATTTAATACTCCAAGAGCCGATGCAAACGTGCTTGAGAGGATAAAGCAAAGAGCAAAGGATGAGCTAAGCAAAAAGCAAAATTTGCCTGAATATAAATTTAGTACCGAATTTAGTAAGTTTTTTTATGAAAACAATAAACGTGTTGCGCCGCTTGAGATGGCTGATATCGATGCGCTAAAGCTAAATGAGCTAAAAGAGATCATCAAAGATAAATTTACAAATGCAGCCTCATATACTTTTGTAATCATCGGCGATACCGACGAAGAGAGGCTTTTGCCACTTATTAAAAAGTATATCGCCACTTTACCAAAGCTTGGCGAGGCTGAAGAATTTAAAGACGATGGCGTGCGAAGTATCAAGGGGCAGCACACCTTTAAAAGGGAGTATCAGACCTCAAAAAGAAGTGACGTGAGCGTAGATATTGTAAATTTCGATGCGAAATATAGCTTTGAAGGAGCGATTAGGCTAAGGGCTTTAAGTGAAATTTTAAAAACAGCGCTTCGTGAGCAGATCAGGGAAGATAAGGGTCAAACATACGGCTTTAGCCTAAATGCCAAGCTCTCACGCTATCCTTTTGAGCATTCAGATATGCTAATTAGCTTTACATGCGATCCTGCAAATACAGACAAGATCATCACTGAGATAAAGCAGATAATAGCTAGCATCAAGAGTAGTGGTGCGATCTTGCCAAAGCATTTGGAGGATTTTAAGGCACAGAGTGAAATTTCTATAAAAAAAGATTACGAAAAGCCTGAGTTTTGGCAAAAGCTCATCATCTCAAATAAAATTTATAACACACCGCTTTATACTACAGATGAGTATATAAAGGCCGTGGATGCGGTGAACAATGATGATATCAAAGAGGCTGCTAGGCTATATCTCGATGAAAAAAATATGGTGATAAGTATAAATAATCCAAAGTAG
- a CDS encoding putative quinol monooxygenase, which produces MIGFYVNVKLKAGCEAKFEKILKEIVPASRKDKGCISYECGIVAGGKNEYCFMEIWEDIASQKEHMKSAHMVKNAAALEACKESQEVKIVNFVSVKE; this is translated from the coding sequence ATGATTGGATTTTATGTAAATGTAAAGTTAAAAGCTGGATGTGAAGCAAAATTTGAAAAAATTTTAAAAGAGATCGTGCCAGCTTCAAGAAAAGATAAAGGCTGCATAAGCTACGAGTGTGGCATAGTTGCGGGTGGTAAAAACGAATACTGCTTTATGGAGATTTGGGAAGATATTGCAAGCCAAAAAGAGCATATGAAAAGCGCTCATATGGTGAAAAATGCAGCTGCGCTGGAGGCTTGCAAAGAGAGCCAAGAGGTAAAAATAGTAAATTTTGTGAGCGTAAAGGAATAA
- a CDS encoding molybdopterin-dependent oxidoreductase — protein sequence MKRRDFLRLSALGAASLQAKELGSAEQALFDKQSGLSANKFGPFYVRTIAGRVVETVPFEGDAYPNELNNAVIDYIQNESRVKYPFVRKSFLANPNNPKPELRGKEEFVRVSWDEAIKLSAKILKENFDKYGAEAIYGQVYQWGSLGKVGHSQKTAKRLLNVLGGYVNELGGYSYGAATVIMPHVTGFVDPALAPTKWEAILKNAKTIVFWGTNPVVSNKIAIGVPLHNSYKYYDEIRKKGASGEMKIYSVDVYHNDSAKYFDSKYLEVVPCTDTAMMIGMCNYLFEKGLYSKEFIEKYTVGFDKFKEYMLGKTDGVNKNLAWASKICGVSEQDLAKFSEDLAKNDSVIISGYAIQRQDHGEMAYWALVTLNAMLGHIGKEGCGFVTNDGMHKNADESFIAPKLAAFETKVPQKFIDSGLVPKTKGYEMPNSRLIDALLKPGKEITRNGKSYKLPKIRVMFNANGSTFTRHPDANRAIKAMRNVNAIITCEPFWTSTAKFSDIVLPAALEYERTDIEMANSTSEYLFAMKPLVKPFGESKSDFEIARLIAKEWGREEAFSEGKSELEWVKTIYEDAVKKAAELGYESMPSFEEFWEKGYFRFDKIDEKKRYFTNYKKFRDDPVANPLKTPSGKIEIYSETVAGFGYDDCPPHAAWLEPFEWLGAKNKKYPIAISGAHSKFRLHSQLNNSVLRNFNEIAEREPVLINPKTAEARGIKMGDVVRVFNDRGEILCGAFVTEDVPQNVVIVSEGAWYDPEKPGEKSLCLHGNLNVLTKDVPSSKMSQSNTAHTSLVNVEKFKGVPKRVTAFDAPKIGVMHA from the coding sequence ATGAAAAGACGAGACTTTTTAAGATTAAGCGCATTAGGCGCGGCTAGCCTTCAAGCAAAAGAGCTTGGAAGCGCAGAGCAAGCGTTATTTGACAAACAAAGCGGACTAAGCGCAAATAAATTTGGCCCATTTTACGTAAGAACTATCGCAGGGCGCGTGGTTGAGACCGTGCCATTTGAGGGCGATGCTTATCCAAACGAACTAAATAACGCAGTCATTGACTACATCCAAAATGAGAGCAGAGTAAAATATCCATTTGTTAGAAAGAGCTTTTTAGCCAATCCAAACAACCCAAAACCAGAGCTTCGCGGCAAAGAGGAATTTGTGCGTGTGAGCTGGGACGAGGCTATAAAGCTAAGTGCAAAAATTTTAAAAGAAAATTTTGATAAATACGGTGCTGAAGCGATCTATGGACAGGTTTATCAGTGGGGTAGCCTTGGCAAAGTTGGCCACAGCCAAAAGACCGCAAAAAGGCTACTTAACGTGCTTGGCGGCTACGTAAATGAGCTAGGTGGCTACTCATACGGCGCAGCGACTGTCATCATGCCTCACGTCACTGGCTTCGTCGATCCTGCGCTAGCGCCAACAAAGTGGGAGGCGATCTTAAAAAACGCCAAAACGATCGTATTTTGGGGCACAAACCCAGTAGTTTCAAACAAGATCGCCATTGGCGTGCCGCTTCACAACTCATATAAATACTATGATGAGATCAGAAAAAAAGGCGCGAGTGGCGAGATGAAAATTTATAGCGTTGACGTTTATCACAACGATAGCGCAAAATACTTTGACTCAAAATACCTTGAAGTCGTACCTTGCACCGATACGGCGATGATGATAGGTATGTGTAACTACCTTTTTGAAAAGGGACTTTACAGCAAAGAATTTATAGAAAAATACACAGTTGGCTTTGATAAATTTAAAGAGTATATGCTTGGTAAAACTGACGGGGTCAATAAAAACCTAGCTTGGGCAAGCAAAATTTGTGGTGTGAGCGAGCAAGATCTTGCGAAATTTAGCGAGGATCTAGCTAAAAATGATTCAGTGATAATTAGTGGCTACGCCATTCAAAGACAAGATCACGGTGAGATGGCGTACTGGGCGCTTGTGACGCTAAATGCGATGCTTGGACACATCGGTAAAGAGGGTTGTGGCTTTGTCACAAATGACGGTATGCACAAAAATGCTGATGAGAGCTTCATAGCACCTAAACTAGCAGCTTTTGAGACGAAGGTGCCACAAAAATTTATTGATAGTGGCTTAGTGCCAAAGACAAAGGGCTACGAAATGCCAAACTCAAGGCTCATAGACGCACTTCTTAAGCCAGGCAAGGAGATAACAAGAAATGGCAAGAGCTACAAACTACCAAAGATTAGAGTGATGTTTAACGCAAATGGCTCAACTTTTACAAGGCATCCTGACGCAAACAGAGCGATAAAAGCTATGCGAAACGTTAATGCTATCATCACTTGCGAGCCGTTTTGGACAAGTACAGCTAAATTTAGCGACATCGTCTTGCCAGCTGCGCTTGAATACGAGCGAACAGACATCGAGATGGCAAATTCAACGAGCGAGTATCTATTTGCGATGAAGCCACTAGTTAAGCCATTTGGCGAGAGTAAGAGTGACTTCGAGATCGCAAGGCTGATCGCCAAAGAGTGGGGCAGGGAAGAGGCATTTAGCGAGGGTAAAAGTGAGCTAGAGTGGGTCAAGACAATATATGAAGATGCCGTTAAAAAGGCTGCTGAGCTTGGGTATGAGAGCATGCCTAGCTTTGAGGAATTTTGGGAGAAGGGATATTTTAGATTTGACAAGATCGATGAGAAAAAACGCTACTTTACAAACTACAAGAAATTCCGCGACGATCCAGTGGCAAATCCGTTAAAAACGCCATCTGGCAAGATAGAAATTTACTCTGAGACGGTTGCTGGCTTTGGCTATGATGACTGCCCACCGCATGCAGCTTGGCTTGAGCCATTTGAGTGGCTTGGCGCAAAAAATAAAAAATACCCTATCGCAATCAGCGGCGCGCACTCTAAATTTAGGCTTCACTCACAGCTAAATAACTCCGTGCTTCGCAACTTTAACGAGATCGCAGAGCGTGAGCCAGTGCTAATAAATCCAAAAACAGCCGAGGCTAGAGGGATAAAGATGGGCGACGTGGTGCGCGTGTTTAATGATAGAGGCGAAATTTTGTGCGGTGCATTTGTAACTGAGGATGTGCCACAAAATGTCGTGATAGTAAGCGAAGGTGCTTGGTATGACCCTGAAAAACCGGGTGAAAAGAGCCTTTGCTTGCACGGAAATTTAAATGTGCTCACAAAAGACGTACCATCAAGCAAGATGAGCCAGAGCAACACCGCTCACACAAGCCTTGTGAATGTCGAGAAATTTAAAGGCGTGCCAAAGCGTGTAACTGCATTTGACGCACCAAAGATCGGTGTAATGCACGCATAA
- a CDS encoding dynamin family protein yields MDEFLNHAWHLNKIYANTDASVPFYPDLLALLLSCDEKNLDEFMALAEFRTILKKLGVGLDIFSIQSAQLATLKALNEAKISSDELVTRLQKLRDEKIISHEKFDFLIKFISKNSNQNKAEISNAKPKDHFHKSLDFLNEINEKASMLDEDKEFLLALKNAKKRSNETLFNIAVSGIINSGKSTLLNALLNKSVLGTSNVPETINLTILKHASNSHAKVNFYSPDELEKLGLSSENLPASSVEISLDEIKNYTSSSSKTANLVKSVELYDDLELLRDNVCIIDTPGIDDAIVLREQITTNFMKECDLLAHLMNASQSATQKDALFLKKCLENSHIVRVAIVLTHTDELNAKDINETLNYVKKAIGEQINDIKIDYFVLSAKAYLDGALNSGVPEFKEYLYDVLFGKDSKKSALILNSYQKELQNILKTKLEATKAEILELKAFTLELEALQNEQANIKNSLNENFTKLERLLESELKKLDDKNAKDIYKMGLEALLQNLNEKIKSEIAYCKNKRENLNLKRLTQIAKTTLHDGVAALMREARNETLVQTKSCEQNIALSFDGFKVSENKIFSINDFLKQMGVELDFIELLDELEAKILSKSEPDEVLLSLRQNLLNNKSISQFCEILAEHEKKLLKERVKAYEMSQKEALNKRLLVLNEKLNELNLQNQSSISKLRQKTSLQDEICSLLEDIKNV; encoded by the coding sequence ATGGACGAGTTTTTAAATCACGCTTGGCATTTAAATAAAATTTACGCTAATACTGATGCAAGCGTGCCTTTTTACCCAGATCTACTGGCGCTTCTTTTATCTTGTGATGAGAAAAATTTAGATGAGTTTATGGCTCTTGCCGAGTTTAGAACTATCTTAAAAAAGCTAGGCGTTGGACTTGATATCTTTAGCATACAAAGTGCACAGCTAGCTACGCTAAAAGCACTAAATGAGGCAAAAATTTCAAGTGATGAACTCGTAACCCGCTTACAAAAGCTACGTGACGAAAAGATAATTAGCCATGAAAAATTTGATTTTTTAATAAAATTTATAAGCAAAAACTCAAATCAAAATAAAGCAGAAATTTCTAATGCGAAGCCAAAAGATCATTTTCACAAGAGCTTGGATTTTCTAAACGAGATAAATGAAAAAGCAAGTATGCTTGATGAAGATAAAGAATTTTTACTAGCTTTAAAAAACGCCAAAAAAAGATCAAACGAAACGCTTTTTAACATCGCAGTAAGCGGCATCATAAACTCTGGCAAATCAACCCTTTTAAATGCACTTTTAAACAAATCCGTCCTTGGCACTTCAAATGTGCCTGAGACCATAAATTTAACCATCTTAAAGCATGCATCAAATAGCCATGCAAAGGTAAATTTTTATAGCCCAGACGAGCTAGAAAAGCTTGGACTTTCAAGCGAAAATTTACCAGCTAGTAGCGTAGAGATCAGCCTAGATGAGATCAAAAACTATACATCTTCAAGCTCAAAAACAGCAAATCTCGTAAAAAGCGTTGAGCTTTATGATGACTTGGAGCTTTTAAGAGATAATGTCTGCATTATAGACACTCCGGGCATAGATGATGCGATCGTTTTAAGAGAGCAAATAACTACAAATTTTATGAAAGAGTGCGACCTTTTAGCACATCTCATGAATGCTTCGCAAAGTGCAACGCAAAAAGACGCACTATTTTTGAAAAAATGCCTTGAAAACTCGCATATCGTAAGAGTTGCTATCGTGCTAACTCACACTGATGAGTTAAACGCAAAGGATATTAATGAAACGCTTAACTACGTAAAAAAGGCGATTGGCGAGCAAATAAATGATATAAAGATAGATTATTTTGTGCTTAGTGCAAAGGCTTATCTTGATGGCGCTTTAAATAGTGGTGTGCCGGAGTTTAAAGAGTATCTTTACGATGTGCTTTTTGGTAAAGACTCTAAAAAATCAGCTCTCATTTTAAACTCATATCAAAAAGAATTACAAAATATTTTAAAAACAAAACTCGAAGCTACAAAGGCTGAAATTTTAGAGCTTAAGGCCTTTACTTTAGAGCTAGAAGCTTTGCAAAACGAGCAAGCAAATATCAAAAATTCTCTTAATGAAAATTTCACAAAACTTGAAAGGCTTTTAGAAAGCGAGCTAAAAAAACTAGATGATAAAAATGCAAAAGATATCTATAAAATGGGACTTGAAGCATTACTTCAAAATCTAAACGAAAAGATTAAGAGTGAGATCGCTTACTGCAAAAATAAAAGAGAAAATTTAAACCTAAAACGTCTTACACAAATAGCAAAAACTACACTTCATGACGGAGTTGCAGCACTTATGAGAGAGGCCAGAAATGAAACTTTAGTGCAAACAAAGTCATGCGAGCAAAATATCGCTTTAAGTTTTGATGGCTTTAAGGTGAGTGAAAATAAAATTTTTAGTATAAATGACTTTTTAAAGCAAATGGGCGTAGAGCTTGATTTTATCGAGCTTCTAGATGAGCTTGAAGCTAAAATTTTAAGCAAAAGTGAGCCAGATGAGGTGCTTTTAAGTTTAAGACAGAATTTACTTAACAATAAAAGCATATCGCAGTTTTGTGAGATACTAGCAGAACATGAAAAAAAGCTGCTAAAAGAGCGAGTAAAGGCTTATGAGATGAGCCAAAAAGAGGCTTTAAATAAAAGGCTTTTAGTGCTCAATGAAAAACTTAATGAGCTAAATTTACAAAATCAAAGCTCGATTTCAAAGCTTAGACAAAAGACCTCCTTACAAGATGAAATTTGCTCACTTTTAGAGGATATTAAAAATGTTTAA
- a CDS encoding dynamin family protein — protein MFNEFINAYKARYFKVFTNDFKGELARLVNDLNDPSLHISEQIKESLNLLIDTLNEPPLIAVIGQFSSGKSTFLNALLGQDILPSGLTPVTAKAVRLKFAKMPLLSVKFINDSESLLASSDLAELNKLGEQVSGMTLYAPSEILKEINFIDTPGLNSLRDADTKETKNTLKKVSGAIWLSLANNAAKASELESIKEILKANDLKAICLINQKDKLSEDELENLLKHAGQTYGELFEDIIAISSKQALLGITNNDKGLLEASNFNEALKAIKECFLDNSFKENFIKVRAKKIVKLLTNEQEKHLEIYDNARFILDEFSGSLDERLEAIKEEFKPKITLSYSQMSEVIKLAADEVFKLLKPFSKTKFNASKTLLNKEIYKRENFEVISLDSDEVFSKLIYEDVVFNKFFKRYKKDLKELENAITSAFNELYKNLEDKFLIYKSRYENYASFDDQALAYETKSINTYAGRTYENFLREYETAKFKATQKVSLFFEKLDIKLASNYENALKLAVYFIKQKIEKTLESHLQMNTPLYIPSAKDVYERMLDAFSLYEFEALMCSNSSFLNKILLDIKSDFNEIYTLKIAMLDGLKARVKEQISKIEELCENSLLLR, from the coding sequence ATGTTTAATGAGTTTATAAATGCCTACAAAGCGAGATATTTTAAGGTCTTTACAAATGATTTTAAGGGTGAGCTAGCTAGGCTCGTAAATGATCTAAACGATCCTAGCTTGCATATAAGCGAGCAGATAAAAGAGAGCTTAAATTTACTAATAGACACTCTAAATGAACCACCGCTAATAGCTGTTATCGGTCAATTTTCAAGTGGGAAATCAACGTTTTTAAACGCACTTCTTGGTCAAGATATCTTGCCATCAGGACTAACTCCAGTCACTGCAAAGGCTGTGAGACTAAAATTTGCAAAGATGCCACTTCTAAGCGTGAAATTTATAAACGATAGCGAAAGCCTGCTAGCAAGTAGCGATCTAGCCGAGCTAAATAAGCTAGGCGAGCAAGTTTCTGGCATGACGCTTTATGCGCCAAGTGAGATTTTAAAAGAGATAAATTTCATCGACACTCCTGGCCTAAACTCGCTAAGAGATGCTGATACAAAAGAGACAAAAAATACGCTAAAAAAGGTTAGTGGTGCGATATGGCTAAGCCTTGCAAACAACGCCGCAAAGGCAAGTGAGCTTGAAAGTATCAAAGAAATTTTAAAAGCCAATGATCTAAAAGCGATCTGCCTAATCAACCAAAAAGACAAGCTAAGCGAGGACGAGCTTGAAAATTTGCTAAAACACGCTGGGCAAACTTATGGCGAGCTTTTTGAGGATATCATCGCTATCTCGTCAAAGCAAGCCCTTCTTGGCATAACAAATAATGACAAAGGCCTACTTGAAGCTTCAAATTTTAACGAAGCTCTAAAGGCTATTAAAGAGTGCTTTTTAGACAACAGCTTTAAAGAAAATTTCATAAAAGTAAGGGCAAAAAAGATCGTAAAACTCCTAACCAACGAGCAAGAAAAACATTTAGAAATTTATGATAATGCGCGGTTTATTTTAGATGAATTTAGTGGCTCATTAGATGAGAGGCTAGAGGCGATAAAAGAGGAGTTTAAGCCAAAGATCACTTTAAGTTATAGTCAAATGAGTGAAGTTATAAAACTTGCTGCCGATGAAGTATTTAAGCTACTTAAACCATTTTCAAAGACAAAATTTAACGCTTCAAAGACGCTTTTAAATAAAGAAATTTACAAGCGTGAAAATTTTGAGGTAATAAGCCTTGATAGCGACGAAGTCTTTTCAAAACTTATCTACGAAGATGTGGTTTTTAATAAATTTTTTAAACGCTACAAAAAAGATCTAAAAGAGCTAGAAAATGCAATAACCTCAGCATTTAATGAGCTTTATAAAAATTTAGAGGATAAATTTTTAATATATAAATCTCGCTATGAAAATTACGCTAGCTTTGATGATCAAGCCTTGGCTTACGAAACAAAATCCATAAATACCTATGCCGGACGGACATATGAAAATTTTTTAAGAGAGTATGAAACGGCTAAATTTAAGGCCACACAAAAGGTCTCTTTGTTTTTTGAAAAGCTTGATATAAAGCTAGCCTCAAACTATGAAAACGCGCTCAAACTCGCGGTTTATTTTATAAAACAAAAGATAGAAAAGACGCTAGAATCGCATCTGCAGATGAATACGCCACTTTATATTCCAAGCGCAAAAGACGTCTATGAGCGTATGCTTGATGCGTTTAGTCTTTATGAGTTTGAAGCTTTAATGTGCTCAAACAGCTCGTTTTTAAATAAAATTTTGCTTGATATAAAGAGCGATTTTAATGAAATTTATACTTTAAAAATAGCAATGCTTGATGGCTTAAAAGCAAGAGTTAAAGAGCAAATTTCAAAGATCGAAGAGCTTTGTGAAAATTCATTGCTATTAAGATAA